Proteins from one Gaiella occulta genomic window:
- a CDS encoding flavin reductase family protein encodes MDARAADHDPLPSVDADTLKAAVGAWATGVAIVTAALPDGRSAGLVMVSLAPVSQDPPLVLWSVDRRSGSLDVWLGAPGYALHLLAADQEELVWRFARRGGEKFDGLATRVGVIGAPLLDGAAATIECALHARFDGGDHVILVGRVVAAETTDRAPLVMHAGRLHRGLGPA; translated from the coding sequence GTGGACGCCCGCGCAGCCGATCACGACCCGCTTCCGTCCGTCGACGCGGACACGCTGAAAGCCGCCGTCGGCGCCTGGGCGACAGGGGTGGCGATCGTGACGGCGGCTCTCCCCGACGGGCGCAGCGCCGGCCTCGTGATGGTGAGCCTGGCGCCGGTCTCCCAGGACCCGCCTCTCGTCCTGTGGAGCGTCGACCGCCGTTCGGGCAGCCTCGACGTCTGGCTCGGTGCGCCGGGGTACGCGCTGCACCTGCTCGCGGCCGACCAGGAGGAGCTCGTCTGGCGCTTCGCGCGCAGGGGAGGGGAGAAGTTCGACGGGCTCGCGACGCGGGTCGGGGTGATCGGCGCTCCGCTCCTCGACGGCGCCGCGGCCACAATCGAGTGCGCGCTGCACGCGCGCTTCGACGGTGGCGACCACGTCATTCTCGTCGGCCGCGTCGTCGCCGCCGAGACGACCGACCGCGCTCCGCTCGTGATGCATGCCGGCCGCCTCCATCGCGGCCTCGGCCCCGCCTGA
- a CDS encoding LLM class flavin-dependent oxidoreductase, translating to MTKPLLDGADLKLGLFSANCSSGMAVTKIEERWQATWDDNLRLARLADEVGIDFMLPIARWIGYGGETNFHESVLDPVALAAGLLAETERLFVFATIHTAFNHPLVAAKAMATVDQIGRGRAGLNIVAGWNKPEYDAMGVELPQDHDDRYALAQEWWEIVRRLWTEPGRYDIDGRFWKLSGVEALPKPYDGLLPILNAGSSTQGRDFAARNSNVVFTVVGGPDDGAAVVAQVEANARETYGREVGVFTPSYCVCRPTREEAEDFHRWYAEENADWDAVENLMTLQGLHAQSFTPEMLQMFRGRFAGGHGVCPLIGSPDDVANEIKRFWDAGFKGMTLSFVDYVGELEYFAQEVLPRLERMGVRTPR from the coding sequence TTGACGAAGCCACTGCTCGACGGTGCCGACCTGAAGCTCGGCCTGTTCTCGGCCAACTGCTCGTCCGGCATGGCCGTGACGAAGATCGAGGAGCGCTGGCAGGCGACGTGGGACGACAACCTGCGTCTCGCCCGTCTCGCCGACGAGGTCGGCATCGACTTCATGCTGCCGATCGCGCGCTGGATCGGCTACGGCGGCGAGACGAACTTCCACGAGAGCGTGCTCGACCCGGTCGCGCTCGCGGCCGGGCTGCTCGCCGAGACGGAGCGGCTGTTCGTGTTCGCCACCATCCACACGGCGTTCAACCACCCGCTCGTGGCGGCGAAGGCGATGGCGACGGTCGACCAGATCGGCCGCGGCCGCGCGGGGCTGAACATCGTGGCGGGCTGGAACAAGCCCGAGTACGACGCGATGGGGGTCGAGCTGCCGCAGGACCACGACGACCGCTACGCGCTCGCGCAGGAGTGGTGGGAGATCGTCAGGCGCCTGTGGACCGAGCCGGGGCGCTACGACATCGACGGGCGCTTCTGGAAGCTGAGCGGCGTCGAGGCGCTTCCGAAGCCGTACGACGGCCTGCTGCCGATTCTCAACGCCGGCTCGTCCACGCAGGGACGCGACTTTGCCGCACGCAACTCGAACGTCGTCTTCACCGTCGTCGGCGGCCCCGACGACGGCGCCGCCGTCGTCGCCCAGGTGGAGGCGAACGCCCGCGAGACGTACGGTCGCGAGGTCGGCGTGTTCACGCCGTCCTACTGCGTCTGCCGGCCGACGAGGGAGGAGGCGGAGGACTTCCACCGCTGGTACGCGGAGGAGAACGCCGACTGGGACGCGGTCGAGAACCTGATGACGCTGCAGGGCCTCCACGCGCAGTCGTTCACGCCGGAGATGCTGCAGATGTTCCGCGGGCGCTTCGCCGGCGGCCACGGCGTCTGCCCGCTGATCGGCTCGCCGGACGATGTCGCGAACGAGATCAAGCGCTTCTGGGACGCCGGCTTCAAGGGCATGACGCTATCGTTCGTCGATTATGTGGGTGAGCTCGAGTACTTCGCCCAGGAGGTTCTCCCGCGCCTCGAGCGGATGGGGGTGCGCACGCCCCGCTGA